The following proteins are encoded in a genomic region of Fusarium keratoplasticum isolate Fu6.1 chromosome 9, whole genome shotgun sequence:
- a CDS encoding Sphingomyelin phosphodiesterase → MRLSTAILTCLGLFGGRVLGSDGSANSPRGVTDAQKTLNGNDWADRIWEQRRGVSSCSGCQGLLLTFKGLAALGDRAFVDTVKDICKLSKVEDADVCDGTIELEGPIIAEALRNLVIGSKTSDLFCVTFLGLCKYPAVEPWVVPFPPKTLPRTRPAPSGQDPIKVVHYSDIHVDQMYTEGSNSECRKPICCRPYTEGDEPGNTDSPAGPYGEHTCDSPARLELSMYKAIKELVPDAAFSIFTGDVVDHAIWNTSIPYNEGQIVESYVNMDNHLGIVYGTAGNHEAHPTNAFQPNSIGNSSQWIYDLLSGIWSHWIGPKAAVTAEELGAYSARYPHGNLRVISLNTNLFYRGNFWLFQKDMLRDPSGQIEWLVRELDAAEKAGEHVYIIGHMPLGDRNAFHDQSHYLNEVVNRYSGTIAAMFYGHTHRDHFQITYADSSNKSFSNALLASYIGPSLTPMSGMPSFRVYDVDPVTFAVLDATTYSADMTSDTYQTQGPVWKKYYSAKETYGPLTNPPLTNPHAELTAGFWHNITERFETDQKAFDDFMLRMSRGWKQPECNEDCRETQICQLRAARSEDNCDVPTLGVYYQRRMEDSSERDECGISVMQATLSALVSKKGVLEMLQGLLLGKNLELFG, encoded by the exons ATGCGGTTATCCACAGCGATCTTGACATGCCTCGGCTTGTTTGGGGGACGAGTTCTCGGTAGTGACGGATCGGCTAATTCACCTCGAGGCGTCACCGATGCTCAAAAGACGCTGAACGGTAACGACTGGGCAGATCGGATATGGGAGCAGAGGAGAGGTGTTTCGTCGTGTTCAGGATGTCAG GGGCTTCTGTTAACCTTCAAAGGGCTTGCTGCTCTGGGTGATCGAGCCTTTGTTGACACGGTCAAGGATATATGCAAGTTATCAAAG GTGGAGGATGCAGATGTTTGTGATGGGACCATCGAGCTTGAAGGACCCATCATCGCTGAGGCCTTGAGAAATCTGGTCATCGGGTCAAAGACATCAGATCTATTCTGCGTAACCTTCTTGGGACTCTGCAAATACCCAGCAGTTGAGCCATGGGTAGTCCCTTTCCCGCCCAAGACGCTTCCTCGCACGCGTCCTGCTCCGAGCGGACAGGATCCCATCAAAGTCGTGCATTATTCTGATATTCACGTCGACCAAATGTATACTGAGGGGTCGAATTCAGAGTGTAGGAAGCCTATATGCTGCAG ACCTTATACTGAGGGAGATGAGCCTGGTAACACGGACTCGCCCGCTGGTCCTTATGGCGAACACACTTGCGATTCTCCCGCTAGGCTGGAGCTTAGCATGTATAAGGCTATCAAGGAGTTGGTTCCCGATGCAGCATTTAGCATCTTCACGGGAGATGTTGTCGACCACGCCATCTGGAATACGAGCATTCCTTATAATGAAGGCCAGA TTGTCGAATCATATGTAAACATGGATAATCACCTGGGTATTGTCTACGGTACCGCTGGAAACCATGAAGCACATCCTACAAACGCCTTCCAACCCAACTCAATTGGCAACTCATCACAATGGATCTACGATCTCCTCTCAGGTATCTGGTCACACTGGATCGGCCCCAAAGCAGCCGTAACAGCAGAGGAACTCGGGGCGTACTCTGCTCGATACCCTCATGGAAACCTGCGTGTTAtctctctcaacaccaacctgTTCTACCGTGGAAACTTCTGGCTGTTCCAGAAGGATATGCTCCGTGACCCAAGTGGTCAGATCGAGTGGCTTGTAAGAGAGCTCGATGCCGCAGAAAAGGCAGGCGAGCATGTTTACATCATCGGACACATGCCACTCGGAGACAGGAACGCGTTCCATGACCAATCACACTACCTCAACGAGGTCGTGAACCGATACTCGGGGACAATCGCGGCCATGTTCTATGGACACACGCACAGAGACCATTTCCAGATTACATACGCCGACTCTTCGAATAAGAGCTTTTCCAATGCTCTTTTGGCCTCGTACATAGGCCCCTCGCTCACGCCGATGTCGGGAATGCCCTCGTTCCGCGTTTACGATGTTGATCCCGTCACCTTTGCTGTCCTCGACGCAACAACTTACAGCGCTGACATGACATCCGACACTTACCAGACTCAGGGGCCTGTGTGGAAGAAATACTACTCGGCCAAGGAAACATATGGACCTCTCACAAACCCTCCCCTAACGAATCCCCATGCAGAACTTACCGCAGGATTCTGGCACAACATAACCGAAAGGTTCGAAACAGACCAGAAAGCATTCGATGACTTTATGCTACGTATGAGCCGTGGGTGGAAACAGCCAGAATGCAATGAAGACTGCCGAGAGACACAGATCTGCCAGCTCCGGGCAGCTCGGAGTGAGGATAACTGCGATGTTCCTACACTTGGTGTTTACTACCAGAGGAGAATGGAAGATAGCTCAGAGCGGGACGAGTGTGGCATCTCTGTCATGCAGGCCACGTTATCGGCTTTGGTGTCGAAGAAGGGcgtgttggagatgttgcAGGGTTTGCTACTTGGGAAGAATCTGGAGTTGTTTGGGTGA
- a CDS encoding RWD domain-containing protein, producing the protein MSEELQDEVEAINSIYGDGSLVPTESDTTVFILNLPGDASSLRVRFPQEYPSKPPSVLGTHHSSGGVRGAGARDLKLFREALESVFQEGLVCLFDAVEEFTRRSEEEAEEEAPTAPSPPPEEYEIEEPSFPPPEWILSEPITDSKSTFIAHVARVTSPDQARHYVQVLLASDKRIRAATHNMTAWRIKGPGAASFQDCDDDGEAAAGGRLLHLMQVMDVWDAMVVVTRWYGGVLLGPKRFALINAVARDGFVKAGLVEEKKKGK; encoded by the coding sequence ATGTCCGAAGAACTCCAGGACGAggttgaagccatcaactccatctaCGGCGACGGCAGCCTCGTCCCTACCGAGAGCGACACcaccgtcttcatcctcaacctccccgGTGACGCCTCCTCCCTCCGCGTCCGCTTCCCGCAAGAGTACCCCTCCAAACCCCCCTCCGTCCTCGGCACGCATCACAGCTCCGGCGGCGTGAGGGGTGCCGGCGCGAGGGACCTTAAACTCTTTCGTGAAGCTTTGGAGAGTGTGTTTCAAGAAGGTCTTGTGTGTTTATttgatgctgttgaggagTTTACGAGGCGttctgaggaggaggctgaggaagaagcacCGACTgcaccctcaccaccaccagaaGAGTATGAGATAGAAGAACCATCTTTCCCGCCCCCGGAATGGATCCTCTCAGAACCCATCACAGACTCCAAGTCAACATTTATAGCACACGTCGCGCGCGTCACGTCGCCGGACCAGGCGCGACACTACGTGCAGGTGCTCCTGGCATCCGACAAGCGCATCCGCGCCGCAACGCATAACATGACGGCGTGGCGCATCAAGGGCCCCGGGGCAGCGAGCTTCCAGGACtgcgacgatgatggcgaggccgCCGCGGGGGGCAGACTGTTGCATCTCATGCAGGTCATGGATGTCTGGGATGCCATGGTCGTGGTGACGAGGTGGTATGGCGGCGTGTTGCTGGGACCTAAGAGGTTTgccctcatcaacgccgttgCGAGGGATGGCTTCGTGAAGGCTGGCTtggtcgaggagaagaagaagggaaagtAA
- a CDS encoding H(+)-transporting two-sector ATPase, which produces MLGIRPTLRARPSLLDLIRARGEDDSDDEDTNGNHRGTATDSNSSRGRAGSFSSSSSDAAPAAAANALAASRTQAPGAGGGGGPTRTASSSSRLHRGPGTGAGKVQARAAAVAAAQALVDVACQVPLPNSPPPSPSSPTPSRPPPSTSSSSDPTLPCIRPASPSSPRPIPQIRLDPDSAPVSPPKMPPKAKAASSNVNEDDAPQQGKIYSISGPVVVAEDMIGVAMYELVKVGHDSLAGEVIRINGDQATIQVYEETSGVTVGDPVFRTRKPLSVELGPGLLNGIYDGIQRPLEAISNIAKSIYIPRGVSVPALDREKKWEFTPTLKVGDHISGGDVWGTVFENSFLASHKILFPPRARGTITKIASKGEYTVVEKLLEVEFDGKKTEYPMMQSWPVRVPRPSNDKMSADQPFIVGQRVLDALFPSVQGGTVAIPGAFGCGKTVISQSVSKFSNSDVIVYVGCGERGNEMAEVLKDFPELTIEVEGRKEPIMKRTTLIANTSNMPVAAREASIYTGITVAEYFRDQGLNVAMMADSSSRWAEALRELSGRLGEMPADQGFPAYLGAKLASFYERAGRVKTLGSPERQGSVSIVGAVSPPGGDFSDPVTTATLGIVQVFWGLDKKLAQRKHFPSINTSASYSKYTNTLDKFYEKNYPDFPRLRDRIKQLLSDSEELDQVVQLVGKSALSDPDKITLDIAALLKEDFLQQNGYSDYDQFCPIWKTEWMMKLMVGFHDEAQKAIAQGQSWSKVREATSDLQANLRQLKFEVPTEGQDVISKRYEEIQQKMTDKFAAVMDE; this is translated from the exons ATGCTCGGAATTCGTCCCACGCTGCGAGCAAGGCCCTCGCTTCTGGACCTGATCCGCGCCCGAGGCGAGGACGACTCCGACGACGAAGACACCAACGGCAACCACAGAGGGACGGCCACAGACAGCAACAGCTCCAGGGGCCGCGCGGggagcttcagcagcagTTCCAGCGATGCAGCCCCTGCGGCAGCCGCTaacgccctcgccgcctctCGCACACAAGCTCCAGGCgcaggcggaggcggaggccCCACCCGCAccgcatcgtcatcatccaggcTCCACCGTGGACCTGGAACTGGAGCTGGGAAGGTGCAAGCtcgtgctgctgctgtcgctGCCGCTCAGGCTCTAGTCGACGTAGCTTGCCAGGTGCCTCTGCCAAACTctccaccaccatctccatcatctccaactccatctcgaccgcctccctcgacctcatcctcctccgaccCGACTCTACCCTGCATCCGGCCTGCGTCGCCGTCCTCTCCGAGACCCATTCCTCAGATCCGTCTTGATCCCGACAGCGCCCCCGTTTCGCCGCCCAAGATGCCTCCC AAAGCAAAGGCTGCTAGCAGCAACGTCAACGAAGATGATGCGCCTCAACAGG GCAAGATTTACTCCATCTCCGG TCCCGTCGTGGTGGCTGAGGACATGATTGGTGTTGCCATGTACGAGTTG GTCAAAGTAGGTCACGATAGCCTTGCTGGTGAGGTTATTCGAATCAATGGCGACCAAGCCACCATTCAGGTTTACGAGGAGACAT CCGGCGTCACTGTCGGTGACCCCGTTTTCCGAACCAGAAAGCCCTTGTCCGTCGAGCTCGGCCCCGGTCTGCTGAACGGTATTTACGACGGTATTCAGCGTcccctcgaggccatctcgaACATCGCCAAGTCCATCTACATCCCCCGCGGTGTCTCGGTTCCCGCGCTCGACCGTGAGAAGAAGTGGGAGTTTACCCCGACCCTAAAGGTCGGTGACCACATCTCGGGTGGTGATGTCTGGGGTACTGTCTTCGAGAACTCTTTCCTCGCCAGCCACAAGATTCTGTTCCCCCCTCGCGCCCGAggaaccatcaccaagatcgcCTCCAAGGGCGAGTACACAgtcgtcgagaagctcctcgaggtcgagttCGATGGCAAGAAGACCGAGTACCCCATGATGCAGTCCTGGCCCGTCCGAGTGCCTCGCCCTTCCAACGACAAGATGTCTGCCGATCAGCCCTTCATCGTCGGCCAGCGAGTTCTCGACGCGCTCTTCCCCAGTGTCCAGGGTGGAACTGTCGCTATCCCTGGTGCTTTCGGTTGTGGAAAGACTGTCATTAGTCAGTCTGTGTCCAAGTTCTCCAACAGTGATGTTATCGTTTACGTCGGATGTGGTGAGCGAGGCAACGAGATGGCCGAAGTCTTGAAGGATTTCCCCGAGCTCAccatcgaggttgagggtCGCAAGGAGCCCATCATGAAGCGAACTACGCTCATTGCCAACACCTCCAACATGCCTGTCGCTGCCCGAGAAGCCTCCATCTACACCGGAATTACTGTGGCCGAGTATTTCCGGGACCAGGGTCTCAACgttgccatgatggctgactCTTCCTCCCGATGGGCTGAGGCTCTTCGAGAACTGTCTGGTCGTCTGGGAGAAATGCCTGCTGATCAGGGTTTCCCCGCCTACCTGGGTGCCAAGCTCGCCTCGTTCTACGAGCGAGCCGGTCGTGTCAAGACTCTGGGTTCCCCTGAGCGCCAGGGCAGTGTCAGCATTGTCGGTGCCGTCAGCCCCCCTGGTGGTGATTTCTCGGATCCCGTCACTACGGCTACTCTGGGTATTGTGCAGGTCTTCTGGGGTctcgacaagaagcttgCCCAGCGAAAGCATTTCCCTTCGATCAACACATCCGCCTCGTACAGCAAGTACACCAACACACTGGACAAGTTCTACGAGAAGAACTACCCCGATTTCCCCCGTCTCCGAGACCGCATCAAGCAGCTCCTCTCCGACTCTGAGGAGCTTGACCAGGTCGTGCAGCTGGTCGGAAAGAGTGCGCTGTCTGATCCCGACAAGATCACTCTGGATATTGCCGCTCTGCTCAAGGAGGACTTCCTGCAGCAGAACGGTTACTCAGACTATGACCAGTTCTGCCCCATCTGGAAGACTGAGTGGATGATGAAGCTCATGGTGGGTTTCCACGATGAGGCCCAGAAGGCGATTGCCCAGGGCCAGAGCTGGAGCAAGGTGCGAGAGGCTACCTCTGACCTGCAGGCCAACCTGCGACAACTCAAGTTCGAGGTTCCCACCGAGGGTCAGGACGTGATCTCCAAGAGG TACGAGGAGATCCAACAGAAGATGACGGACAAGTTCGCTGCTGTCATGGACGAGTAA
- a CDS encoding Exocyst complex component Sec8 — protein MSNRYDRSYREGNGYGNFGRSGDDYRSGYQDGYGSDRYGTPPNLQQPRAPPTLRQMPSRSRVPPETNAERQITEVLDHIKREWPSMCQDDCVPVQLALQLLDSSSVGRAHEYSQFQQSHNYLQESLKGIVHEHHQGFNSSIGTFHKIQSSIQQSQKRVRALKESLANSKTSLCATDPELKKLSKTSQEFDTLVQTLNELDDLRAVPDQLEARISEKRFLTAVEVLQNALRKLRKPELDDIGALSDLRSYLANQETALMDILVEELHEHLYLKSPYCQERWQNLAKSQGAFTEGYVDTKPITPFHVILDSIDVDKTLTEDPMKNPEADTFYYIGLLVESLNKLGRLQNAVETLKQRLPVELFGIVNETINEVDQRHPSSLRGGSTKGDGLHVYGTRETHMRADVIYDLLWSLYGKFEAIGEGHRVFHESIKVLIRREGAGNNSALLGSFKELWNLYQNEIRSLLHNYVTTDADVYQFDSPNPGNALNGKKDIREHLFKFSEANTKSIVMTTEYDALDGIIQDAVPGLGSRKDKKHRNAYDGGRKGGDAGYGASHQTTGSYKSLVEPSVFNMSLLLPPTLVFLQRLKNIVPPGSDLAASTLTTFLDNFLVNVFQPQLDETLTKLSDTVFGEVDAFSQDPAWSQVARRPVFRGTTAFFEVVTAFCRMLGTIPPDQALSSLIVTQMMRYYDRCFSWYKSLVVKAQEQSGELDNGNLRASARFSLEPGDIQETMKRLWTADEMDWELAEKEIHQLMELTDDAPLESGDIIQDRDSISSFCLLYTSMKWLAVKIAGLRQITMHETDTSRQQNLPRHSSRRWTLMNDPNKATAEDGPVSLPLTQETVQAFDSIVSSFEELAGTALLTLHMEIRCRIVHSLRIALSPQVAPYLLDQEVSEPDPQILNLNSELVLFDETVAKYLRDKEIAFIRTGLGLLINCYLVSNACKASPMNAKGCGRMQLNILVLQQNLKNVEEGVDLARAANYFSLYEQGADAIVEKAKEDKEQQRGNSAQDPDNFSYDELKALVELCYSEAMANPERGIASAAQRQMTDKLLGLSEHMWQT, from the exons ATGTCGAACCGATACGACCGGTCGTACCGCGAGGGCAACGGCTACGGCAACTTTGGCCGCTCGGGCGACGACTACAGATCCGGTTACCAAGATGGCTACGGAAGCGACCGCTATGGCACGCCGCCCAATCTCCAACAGCCGCGAGCGCCCCCGACGCTTCGACAAATGCCCTCCCGATCGCGTGTGCCGCCAGAGACGAACGCCGAGCGACAGATCACCGAGGTCTTGGATCACATTAAGAGGGAATGGCCTTCGATGTGCCAGGACGACTGCGTTCCCGTCCAGCTGGCGTTGCAGCTCCTTGACAGCAGCTCGGTTGGCCGCGCGCACGAGTACAGCCAGTTCCAGCAGTCACACAACTACCTGCAAGAGTCCCTAAAGGGTATCGTCCATGAGCATCACCAGGGCTTCAACAGTTCGATCGGTACCTTCCACAAGATCCAGAGCAGCATCCAGCAGTCCCAGAAGCGGGTCCGCGCGCTCAAGGAGTCGCTGGCCAACTCCAAGACGAGCCTCTGCGCCACGGATCcagagctgaagaagctaTCCAAGACTTCACAGGAGTTTGATACGCTTGTGCAGACTCTCAACGAGCTGGATGACCTACGAGCGGTGCCTGATCAGCTAGAGGCTAGAATATCTGAGAAGCGGTTCTTGACGGCAGTAGAAGTGCTCCAGAATGCGCTTCGAAAACTGAGGAAACCTGAGCTGGACGATATTGGTGCTCTTAGCGACTTGCGGAGCTATTTGGCCAACCAAGAGACAGCTCTGATGGATATTCTTGTGGAGGAACTGCATGAGCACCTCTATCTCAAGTCTCCATACTGCCAGGAGAGATGGCAGAACCTGGCCAAATCACAGGGCGCCTTTACTGAGGGTTACGTGGATACGAAGCCCATCACGCCTTTCCATGTTATTCTTGATTCTATCGATGTCGACAAGACATTGACAGAGGACCCTATGAAGAATCCCGAGGCCGACACTTTTTACTATATTGGTCTGCTGGTGGAATCTTTGAACAAGCTTGGTCGATTACAGAACGCCGTGGAAACCCTTAAGCAGCGGCTACCAGTTGAGCTATTTGGAATCGTCAACGAGACTATCAACGAGGTGGACCAGCGACACCCAAGTTCGCTGCGAGGAGGATCAACCAAGGGCGATGGACTGCATGTCTATGGTACCCGCGAGACACATATGCGAGCAGACGTCATTTATGATCTTCTCTGGTCCCTGTACGGCAAGTTCGAGGCGATCGGAGAAGGCCATCGTGTCTTTCACGAGTCTATCAAGGTCCTTATTCGACGAGAGGGTGCTGGTAATAACAGCGCTCTTCTCGGCAGCTTCAAGGAGTTGTGGAATCTTTACCAGAACGAAATCAGGTCTCTGCTGCACAACTACGTCACAACGGACGCAGATGTCTATCAGTTCGACTCGCCAAACCCAGGAAATGCACTCAATGGCAAAAAGGATATTCGTGAGCATCTGTTCAAGTTCTCAGAGGCCAACACAAAGTCTATTGTAATGACGACCGAGTACGACGCTCTGGACGGCATCATCCAAGACGCTGTTCCTGGTCTGGGCTCAcgaaaggacaagaagcacCGAAACGCGTACGATGGAGGCAGAAAGGGAGGCGACGCCGGTTATGGAGCCAGTCACCAAACGACGGGCTCGTACAAGTCTCTGGTGGAACCTAGTGTTTTCAACATGAGTCTACTACTACCGCCCACGTTGGTATTCTTGCAGAGGCTCAAAAACATTGTGCCTCCTGGGTCGGATCTCGCGGCGAGCACGCTTACAACATTCTTGGATAACTTTTTGGTCAACGTCTTTCAGCCACAGTTGGACGAGACCCTGACCAAGCTAAGCGACACTGTGTTTGGAGAGGTGGACGCCTTCTCGCAAGACCCGGCCTGGAGCCAGGTGGCGCGCCGGCCTGTGTTCCGAGGAACGACGGCCTTCTTTGAGGTTGTGACTGCGTTCTGTCGCATGCTGGGCACGATTCCACCCGACCAAGCACTCAGCTCACTGATTGTGACCCAAATGATGCGATACTACGACCGCTGCTTCAGCTGGTACAAGTCGCTTGTGGTTAAAGCTCAGGAGCAGTCTGGAGAGCTTGACAATGGCAACCTAAGGGCTTCCGCGCGGTTCTCACTGGAGCCAGGCGATATTCAGGAAACAATGAAGAGGTTGTGGAcggcagatgagatggactGGGAGTTGGCAGAAAAGGAGATACATCAGTTGATGGAGCTCACAGATGATGCGCCTCTTGAGTCGGGGGATATTATTCAGGACCGAGATTCAATCTCGTCGTTCTGTCTCTTGTACACCAGCATGAAATGGCTTGCAGTCAAGATTGCAGGCTTGCGGCAAATCACGATGCACGAGACGGACACGTCACGGCAGCAGAACCTTCCTCGACACTCGAGCCGCCGATGGACTCTAATGAATGACCCGAACAAGGCCACTGCCGAAGATGGTCCCGTGTCACTGCCGCTGACGCAGGAGACTGTGCA AGCGTTTGACAGCATCGTCTCGTcctttgaggagctggcAGGGACAGCACTGCTCACTCTTCACATGGAGATTCGGTGCCGCATAGTGCACTCGTTGCGCATCGCCTTGTCACCCCAGGTGGCACCATACCTCCTGGATCAGGAAGTGAGCGAGCCTGATCCGCAAATCCTAAACCTCAACTCGGAACTGGTACTCTTTGATGAGACGGTGGCCAAGTACCTTCGAGACAAGGAGATTGCCTTTATCAGGACTGGCCTAGGTCTTCTGATCAACTGCTACCTGGTGAGCAACGCCTGCAAGGCATCGCCGATGAACGCCAAGGGCTGCGGACGGATGCAACTCAACATCTTGGTGCTGCAGCAGAACCTCAAGAacgtggaggagggcgtgGACCTGGCACGGGCAGCAAACTACTTTTCACTGTACGAGCAGGGGGCGGACGCGATTGtggaaaaggcaaaggaggacaaggagcagcagcgaggcAACAGTGCGCAGGACCCGGACAACTTTTCGTacgacgagctcaaggcgcTCGTTGAGCTCTGCTACAGCGAGGCGATGGCGAACCCAGAGCGCGGTATCGCGTCGGCGGCTCAGAGGCAGATGACGGATAAGCTGCTGGGGCTGAGCGAGCACATGTGGCAGACATAG
- a CDS encoding EHN domain-containing protein, with translation MAGQAHDDPAGGSGEEIQPYRIRVSSKYLDITRQKLELTRLPHEPRSKDWWEPKPQVETLVDYWQEQYSWPDHEEELNATLPQFRTSFQTSTPPSPVRIHFIHARSPHANAVPLLLIPPFPLTNLSLGHLVRPLSDPEDAGSTQPFHLVIPALPGLGFSDPLPGNAPPISSTVQMLDALMKRLNYPLYVASNAGSASASPAGIDWRLAKHFSHHYSKSCLGFHFIAPPLSAPKLKDSASEWFKWTVARALTSGVLGYSKDDITATVKQKASQVGKEKSVSNIGQTGHSNFEPNTPAYALCDSPTGLLLYVLKVLRTLGPKTELTHKDIITLTQLIWLPGPEAALRFWAQSASDFEPVETKKPTLKPKVAITVFTGDEDQNEQQRTLPRPAKTAYACPSWANPEYQVVHMNRASGSVGFLSWDRPEVIVDGVRGLAKAILAKDKRMQASEQPGATLENQLEVNGDRTAQADLSGTTVQDPNATPAGASPKPATKKPLEDENQHLVPPPVPAHGGSSQ, from the exons ATGgcaggccaagctcatgacGATCCCGCCGGGGGCTCCGGTGAGGAGATCCAGCCTTATCGCATTCGT GTCTCGAGCAAGTATCTCGACATCACCCGCCAGAAGCTCGAGCTTACTCGGCTGCCTCATGAACCCCGCTCAAAGGACTGGTGGGAGCCGAAACCCCAGGTTGAAACATTGGTCGATTACTG GCAGGAACAATATTCGTGGCCGGACCACGAAGAGGAGCTTAACGCGACGCTCCCTCAGTTCAGAACCAGCTTCCAGACATCTACTCCGCCGTCGCCTGTCCGGATTCATTTCATTCATGCCCGCTCGCCTCACGCGAATGCggtccctcttctcttgatACCCCCTTTTCCTCTGACCAACCTATCTCTTGGACATCTCGTACGACCGCTGAGTGACCCTGAAGATGCTGGGTCAACACAACCCTTTCATCTGGTGATTCCAGCTTTGCCCGGCCTGGGTTTCAGTGACCCCCTCCCCGGCAACGCTCCTCCGATTTCTTCGACAGTGCAGATGCTGGATGCTCTGATGAAGAGACTGAACTATCCTCTCTACGTCGCTAGCAACGCTGGTTCCGCCTCGGCTTCTCCCGCTGGGATCGACTGGAGACTAGCAAAGCATTTCTCGCATCACTATTCAAAGTCGTGTTTGGGCTTTCACTTTATTGCGCCCCCGCTAAGCGctcccaagctcaaggactCAGCCAGTGAATGGTTCAAGTGGACAGTCGCCCGTGCCTTAACCTCTGGTGTTCTTGGCTACTCCAAGGACGACATCACGGCGACGGTGAAACAGAAGGCATCGCAAGTGGGAAAGGAGAAGTCTGTCAGCAACATTGGCCAAACAGGCCACAGCAACTTTGAACCCAACACGCCGGCATATGCTCTATGCGACTCGCCTACAGGTCTCCTGCTCTATGTACTCAAGGTCCTCCGAACACTGGGTCCGAAGACGGAGCTCACACACAAggacatcatcaccctcacACAACTTATATGGCTCCCCGGTCCTGAAGCTGCCTTGCGATTCTGGGCTCAGAGCGCATCCGATTTTGAGCCCGTGGAGACAAAGAAGCCGACGCTAAAGCCAAAGGTTGCGATCACAGTGTTCACGGGTGATGAGGACCAAAATGAGCAACAAAGGACGCTTCCACGACCTGCAAAGACGGCATACGCCTGCCCCAGCTGGGCAAATCCGGAATATCAGGTCGTACATATGAACCGAGCCTCTGGCTCTGTTGGATTCTTGTCCTGGGACCGACCAGAGGTGATTGTGGATGGAGTCAGGGGTCTAGCGAAGGCCATATTGGCCAAAGACAAGAGAATGCAAGCTTCAGAACAACCGGGAGCTACACTTGAAAACCAGCTTGAAGTCAACGGAGATCGGACAGCTCAAGCAGACCTCTCTGGGACGACTGTGCAGGATCCTAATGCCACCCCGGCTGGAGCATCTCCCAAGCCTGCAACAAAGAAACCACTTGAGGATGAGAACCAACACCTCGTTCCTCCGCCAGTCCCGGCGCATGGAGGAAGCTCTCAGTAA